Proteins from a genomic interval of Quercus lobata isolate SW786 chromosome 11, ValleyOak3.0 Primary Assembly, whole genome shotgun sequence:
- the LOC115966274 gene encoding 2-hydroxyisoflavanone dehydratase-like, translated as MDSSNNETTHEFPPYFKVYKDGRIERYMVPDSGGNHLAPAGLDSKTGVQTKDVVVLPESGVSARLFIPKINGPDQKFPLVVHYHGGGFCLGSPFMKTFHNFLVSLVSEAKVVVISVDYRLAPEHALPVAHEDSWAAMQWISAHSNGQGPEPWLNQYADFGRVFVTGESAGANIAHYVAVQAGATELAGPNVIESIILHPYFGGKEPDKMINYMYPTSVGFKDPILYPEADPNLSKMAGKKVLVCVAEKDWLKDRGLGYCETLRKSGWNGSVGYFESEGEGHGFFLLNPSSDKVGPMIKAMADFINQN; from the coding sequence aTGGATTCAAGTAACAATGAAACAACCCACGAATTCCCACCATACTTCAAAGTCTACAAAGATGGTCGCATTGAAAGGTACATGGTCCCAGATAGCGGAGGTAACCACCTTGCACCCGCAGGCCTAGACTCCAAAACTGGGGTCCAAACCAAAGACGTCGTCGTTTTGCCCGAATCAGGTGTATCAGCTAGACTCTTCATCCCCAAAATCAACGGCCCAGATCAAAAGTTCCCTCTAGTTGTTCACTACCACGGTGGGGGCTTCTGCCTTGGATCACCTTTCATGAAAACCTTTCACAACTTTCTTGTTTCCTTAGTCTCAGAAGCCAAAGTGGTTGTTATTTCCGTTGACTATAGGCTAGCCCCAGAGCATGCTCTACCAGTTGCACATGAAGATTCTTGGGCTGCGATGCAGTGGATTTCAGCCCACTCAAATGGGCAAGGACCCGAACCTTGGTTGAACCAGTATGCGGATTTCGGGCGGGTTTTTGTGACGGGTGAGAGTGCTGGGGCTAACATAGCCCATTACGTTGCAGTCCAAGCTGGCGCTACAGAATTGGCTGGTCCTAATGTTATTGAGTCAATCATATTGCACCCATATTTTGGGGGCAAAGAGCCTgataaaatgattaattataTGTACCCGACTAGTGTCGGGTTCAAAGATCCGATACTGTACCCGGAAGCGGATCCGAATTTGTCAAAGATGGCAGGTAAGAAAGTGCTGGTTTGTGTGGCGGAGAAAGATTGGCTAAAAGATAGAGGTTTGGGTTATTGTGAAACATTGAGAAAGAGTGGTTGGAATGGTAGTGTGGGATATTTTGAGAGTGAAGGAGAGGGACATGGGTTTTTTCTGTTGAATCCAAGTAGCGACAAGGTGGGGCCAATGATCAAAGCCATGGCTGATTTCATAAATCAGAACTAA
- the LOC115968499 gene encoding 2-hydroxyisoflavanone dehydratase-like, with product MDSSTNNETTHEFPPFFKVYKDGHVERYMTPERAATGGHLRAPTGLDSETGVQSKDVVVSPDSGVSARLFIPKINGPDQKFPLVVHYHGGGFCLGSPFMKTFHNFLVSLASEANVVVISVDYRLAPEHALPIAHEDSWAAMQWISAHSNGQGPEPWLNQYADFGRVFVAGESAGANIVHYVAVQAGATGLAGPNIIGTIILHPYFGGKENDKMIGYMYPTSAGFKDPILYPEVDPNLSKMAGKKVLVCVAEKDGLKDRGTGYCETLKKSGWNGSVGFFESEEEGHGFFLLNPSSDKVGPLLKVMVDFINQN from the coding sequence aTGGATTCAAGCACTAACAACGAAACAACCCACGAATTCCCACCTTTCTTCAAAGTCTACAAAGATGGTCACGTTGAAAGGTACATGACCCCAGAACGTGCTGCCACCGGTGGTCACCTCCGTGCACCCACAGGGCTAGACTCCGAAACCGGAGTTCAATCCAAAGACGTCGTCGTTTCGCCGGACTCAGGCGTATCAGCCAGACTCTTCATCCCCAAGATCAACGGCCCAGATCAGAAGTTTCCTCTAGTCGTTCACTACCACGGTGGAGGCTTCTGCCTTGGATCACCTTTCATGAAAACCTTTCACAACTTTCTTGTTTCCTTAGCCTCAGAAGCCAATGTGGTCGTTATTTCCGTTGACTATAGGCTGGCCCCAGAGCATGCTCTACCAATCGCACATGAAGATTCCTGGGCCGCGATGCAGTGGATTTCAGCCCACTCAAATGGGCAAGGACCCGAACCGTGGTTGAACCAGTACGCGGATTTCGGGCGGGTTTTTGTGGCGGGTGAGAGCGCTGGAGCTAATATTGTTCATTACGTGGCAGTCCAAGCTGGCGCTACGGGATTGGCTGGTCCTAATATCATTGGGACAATCATATTGCACCCATATTTTGGTGGCAAAGAGAATGATAAAATGATTGGTTACATGTACCCAACAAGTGCCGGGTTCAAGGATCCGATACTATACCCGGAAGTGGATCCGAATTTGTCGAAGATGGCTGGTAAGAAAGTCCTGGTTTGTGTGGCAGAGAAGGATGGGCTGAAAGATAGAGGTACGGGTTATTGTGAAACATTGAAAAAAAGTGGTTGGAATGGTAGTGTGGGATTTTTTGAGAGTGAAGAAGAGGGGCATGGGTTTTTTCTGTTGAATCCCAGTAGTGACAAGGTGGGGCCACTGTTGAAAGTCATGGTTGATTTCATAAATCAGAACTAA
- the LOC115968750 gene encoding 2-hydroxyisoflavanone dehydratase-like, protein MASTTNELTHDFPPFFKVFKDGRIERYSFPISNHHIPTGLDPNTGNQSKDVVISPETGLSARIFIPKINGPDQKLPLLIHYHGGGFCFGSPFDTTAQKYFTSLISQANMIVVAVDYRLAPEHPLPIAYDDSWAALQWIATHSNNQGPEPWLNEYADFGRVFLAGESAGANISHYVAVRAGAKGLAGLKIVGVLIVHPFFGGKDCDEMYKFMCPTSSGCDDDPKLNPAVDPDLSRLGCAKVLVCVAEKDWLKDRGVAYYETLGKSGWGGSVEFFETKGEDHCFHLMNADSENSKVLLKKLVDFIIVE, encoded by the exons ATGGCTTCAACCACCAATGAGCTAACCCATGATTTCCCACCATTCttcaaagtattcaaagatGGCCGCATAGAGAGGTACTCTTTTCCCATTTCCAATCATCATATCCCCACTGGGCTTGACCCAAATACTGGGAACCAATCCAAAGACGTGGTCATCTCGCCCGAAACCGGTTTATCAGCCCGAATCTTCATCCCCAAAATCAACGGCCCAGATCAAAAGTTACCACTACTCATCCACTACCATGGTGGTGGCTTCTGCTTTGGATCACCGTTCGATACAACTGCTCAAAAATATTTCACATCATTGATTTCCCAAGCCAATATGATTGTTGTTGCCGTTGATTATAGGCTAGCCCCAGAGCACCCACTACCGATTGCATATGATGATTCATGGGCCGCGTTGCAGTGGATTGCTACTCACTCTAATAACCAAGGACCCGAACCGTGGCTAAACGAGTACGCGGATTTCGGGCGGGTTTTCTTGGCGGGTGAGAGTGCTGGAGCTAATATATCCCACTACGTGGCAGTCCGAGCTGGCGCCAAGGGATTGGCTGGGTTGAAGATTGTTGGGGTGCTTATAGTGCACCCTTTCTTTGGGGGCAAAGATTGTGATGAGATGTACAAGTTTATGTGTCCTACAAGTTCCGGGTGTGATGATGACCCGAAATTGAACCCGGCAGTGGATCCGGATTTGTCTAGGTTGGGGTGTGCTAAGGTTCTTGTGTGCGTGGCAGAGAAGGATTGGTTGAAAGATAGAGGGGTGGCTTATTATGAGACTTTGGGTAAGAGTGGGTGGGGTGGTAGTGTGGAATTCTTTGAGACTAAAGGAGAAGACCATTGCTTTCATTTGATGAATGCTGATAGTGAAAACTCTAAGGTCTTGTTGAAGAAgttagttgat tttattatagTGGAATAG